The Gordonibacter urolithinfaciens genome contains a region encoding:
- a CDS encoding shikimate dehydrogenase family protein yields MSKLETAESLYLLGHPIEHSKSPVMYNAVYARLGLPWRYELADLAGEEEARAFLAARDFLSVNITTPYKPHAFEAATHKAASAKLARGANLLVKHGEALLAYNTDGQGCVAFLERMGFDFAGASVAVCGTGPTALAILHACAVAGAREVVLVGRDRERAQSVLQDYVDEFGRLSSAAIDLPAASEHHRSFREAYDATAFKFGSYATSTQAISAADLVVNATPLGMQAGDPAPFDGALFQPGQRAFDVVYGHGETAFAAGARAAGCTVSDGAGMLVAQAVASVRTVCDIAGVDVDLDAIDLFEVMAEAAGFSIPTA; encoded by the coding sequence ATGAGCAAGCTGGAAACTGCCGAGAGCCTGTACTTGCTGGGGCATCCCATCGAGCATTCGAAGTCGCCGGTCATGTACAACGCGGTGTACGCGAGGCTGGGGTTGCCGTGGCGCTACGAGTTGGCCGACTTGGCCGGTGAGGAGGAGGCGCGGGCGTTCTTGGCCGCGCGGGACTTCCTGTCGGTGAACATCACCACGCCGTACAAACCGCACGCTTTCGAGGCGGCCACGCACAAGGCGGCATCGGCCAAGCTCGCACGTGGGGCGAACCTGCTGGTCAAGCATGGGGAAGCGCTGCTTGCGTACAACACGGACGGCCAGGGCTGCGTGGCCTTCCTCGAGCGCATGGGCTTCGACTTCGCCGGGGCGTCGGTGGCGGTGTGCGGCACGGGCCCCACGGCGCTCGCCATCCTGCACGCCTGCGCCGTCGCCGGGGCCCGCGAGGTCGTGCTTGTCGGGCGCGACAGGGAGCGCGCGCAGTCCGTGCTGCAGGATTACGTCGACGAGTTCGGGCGGCTGTCGTCGGCCGCGATCGACCTGCCGGCGGCGAGCGAGCACCACCGCAGCTTCCGCGAGGCCTACGACGCCACCGCGTTCAAGTTCGGCAGCTACGCAACGTCCACGCAGGCCATAAGCGCCGCCGACCTCGTGGTGAACGCCACGCCCCTTGGCATGCAGGCAGGCGACCCGGCCCCGTTCGACGGGGCTCTCTTCCAGCCCGGGCAGCGCGCGTTCGACGTGGTGTACGGCCACGGCGAGACGGCCTTCGCCGCCGGCGCCCGCGCCGCTGGCTGCACGGTTTCGGACGGCGCGGGCATGCTCGTGGCCCAGGCCGTGGCCAGTGTGCGCACCGTCTGCGACATCGCCGGCGTCGACGTCGACCTGGACGCGATCGACCTGTTCGAGGTCATGGCCGAAGCGGCGGGGTTCTCGATTCCGACAGCCTAG
- the aroC gene encoding chorismate synthase produces the protein MRYLTAGESHGPALTAIVDGVPAGLKISEDQINSDLARRQSGYGRGGRQAIERDRVRVTSGVRFGRTIGSPVALTVANRDWENWTDRMAAFGDVPSDLMREVCPRPGHADLVGALKTNTDDCRNILERASARETAARVAAAGIAREFLAELGVEVFSYVASIGDVSLDEDDPMLAAPDYKPLDIELSDVRCPDEEATEAMKAAIDAAREAGESLGGTFRVVATGLLPGVGGYATAGERLTGRIGAALFSIPAIKGVEFGLGFQAARRPGSQVHDPIELDPKAGFTRTRNNAGGLEGGMTTGMPLIVTAAMKPIPTLMTPLSTVNLDTLEPEEASRERSDVCAVPACAVVAEAEVAIVLADAYLEKFGHDNMTDIKAAVKSYRQRLRTLSR, from the coding sequence ATGCGCTACCTAACAGCGGGCGAGAGCCACGGCCCGGCCCTCACGGCCATCGTGGATGGCGTGCCGGCAGGCCTCAAGATCTCCGAAGACCAGATAAACAGCGACCTGGCGCGCCGCCAGTCGGGCTACGGCCGGGGTGGGCGCCAGGCTATCGAGCGCGACCGCGTGCGCGTGACCTCCGGTGTGCGCTTCGGCCGCACCATCGGCTCGCCGGTGGCGCTCACGGTGGCGAACCGCGACTGGGAGAACTGGACCGACCGCATGGCCGCGTTCGGCGACGTGCCGTCCGACCTTATGCGCGAGGTGTGCCCGCGCCCCGGCCACGCCGACCTCGTGGGCGCCCTCAAGACGAACACCGACGACTGCCGCAACATCCTCGAACGAGCGAGCGCCCGCGAGACGGCGGCGCGCGTCGCCGCCGCCGGCATCGCCCGCGAGTTTTTGGCCGAGCTCGGGGTGGAGGTGTTCTCCTACGTGGCCTCCATCGGCGACGTGTCGCTCGACGAAGACGACCCGATGCTCGCCGCACCCGACTACAAGCCGCTCGACATCGAGCTCTCCGACGTGCGGTGCCCGGACGAGGAGGCCACCGAGGCCATGAAGGCCGCCATCGACGCCGCGCGCGAGGCGGGGGAGAGCCTGGGCGGCACGTTCCGCGTCGTGGCCACGGGCCTTCTGCCCGGCGTGGGCGGCTACGCCACCGCAGGCGAGCGACTGACCGGCCGCATCGGCGCCGCGCTGTTCTCCATACCGGCTATCAAGGGCGTGGAGTTCGGCCTGGGATTCCAGGCGGCGCGCCGTCCCGGCTCGCAGGTGCACGATCCCATCGAGCTGGACCCCAAGGCCGGCTTCACGCGCACCCGCAACAACGCGGGCGGCCTGGAAGGCGGCATGACCACGGGCATGCCGCTCATCGTGACGGCGGCCATGAAGCCCATCCCCACGCTCATGACGCCGCTCTCCACGGTGAACCTGGACACGCTCGAGCCCGAGGAGGCCTCGCGCGAGCGCAGCGACGTGTGCGCCGTGCCGGCCTGCGCCGTGGTGGCCGAGGCCGAGGTGGCCATCGTGCTGGCCGACGCCTACCTGGAGAAGTTCGGGCATGACAACATGACCGACATCAAGGCAGCCGTGAAGTCCTACCGGCAGCGCCTGCGGACGCTGTCCCGGTGA
- a CDS encoding shikimate kinase, translated as MSGTSLPPQNRPARIVSELAKPVFFVGFMGAGKTSVARKLARTCGIASVDMDTYLERREGRRVRELFAEAGEEAFRAIETDVLRELAGKDPLLVSCGGGAVLAPENRAILAERGYVVYLQVTADEAASRISDVSTRPLFRDLETARATIEARLPLYEDVADAVVNTAGKSVAAIAREVRGVLEREGILWQRK; from the coding sequence ATGAGCGGAACGAGCCTGCCGCCGCAGAACCGCCCCGCGCGCATCGTGTCCGAGCTGGCGAAGCCGGTGTTCTTCGTGGGTTTCATGGGCGCGGGCAAAACGTCCGTGGCGCGCAAGCTCGCGCGCACGTGCGGCATTGCCTCGGTCGACATGGACACCTACCTGGAGCGCCGCGAGGGCAGGCGCGTGCGGGAGCTCTTCGCCGAGGCGGGCGAGGAGGCTTTCCGCGCCATCGAGACCGACGTGCTGCGCGAGTTGGCGGGAAAGGACCCGCTGCTCGTGTCCTGCGGGGGCGGGGCTGTGCTGGCTCCTGAGAACCGTGCCATCCTGGCCGAGCGGGGATATGTGGTGTACCTGCAGGTCACAGCCGACGAGGCGGCTTCGCGCATCAGCGACGTGTCCACGCGCCCCCTGTTCCGCGACCTCGAGACGGCCCGTGCGACCATCGAGGCGCGCCTTCCGCTGTATGAGGACGTGGCCGATGCCGTGGTGAACACGGCCGGAAAGAGCGTGGCGGCCATCGCGCGCGAGGTGCGCGGCGTGCTGGAGAGAGAGGGAATCCTGTGGCAACGAAAGTGA
- the aroB gene encoding 3-dehydroquinate synthase, with translation MATKVIVNIPGEEPYDVRIGAGVLDALGARMRGVPSLDQAERVLVVTDENVAPLYRDRARESLASAGFRVSDIVVPAGEDTKSVEVASEIWEAMAQLALGRDCAVVALGGGVVGDLAGFVASTYMRGVTLVQAPTTLLSMVDSSVGGKTGVNLTAGKNLVGTFKQPAYVCADTGALYTLPEREWACGCAEVAKSAVIDSDEFFFWLAEAAGALAERDEAVVAEAIARCVVFKADVVAEDKAESRGVRECLNYGHTLGHAVEALAGYGAFSHGAAVAEGMRFAARLAAALAGAPLEFVAAQDDLLDALGLPALAWSAEPADMLAAMKRDKKARHGQVRFVLPRDVGSWELRDVDDAVILEHLEAWARSKEALS, from the coding sequence GTGGCAACGAAAGTGATCGTGAACATTCCCGGCGAGGAGCCGTACGACGTGCGCATCGGTGCCGGCGTGCTCGATGCGCTGGGTGCGCGCATGCGCGGCGTCCCATCGCTCGATCAGGCGGAGCGCGTGCTGGTCGTCACCGACGAGAACGTGGCGCCGCTCTACCGCGATCGGGCGAGGGAATCGCTGGCATCCGCAGGCTTCCGCGTGTCGGACATCGTGGTGCCGGCGGGCGAGGACACGAAGTCGGTTGAGGTGGCGAGCGAGATATGGGAGGCCATGGCGCAGCTGGCGCTTGGCCGCGACTGCGCCGTGGTGGCCTTGGGCGGCGGCGTGGTGGGCGATCTGGCCGGGTTCGTCGCCTCCACGTACATGCGCGGCGTGACGCTCGTGCAGGCGCCTACCACGTTGCTTTCGATGGTTGACTCGTCGGTGGGGGGCAAGACGGGCGTGAACCTCACGGCCGGCAAGAACCTCGTGGGCACGTTCAAGCAGCCGGCGTACGTGTGCGCCGATACGGGAGCGCTTTACACGCTGCCCGAGCGAGAATGGGCGTGCGGCTGCGCCGAGGTGGCGAAGTCGGCCGTCATCGATTCCGACGAGTTCTTCTTCTGGCTGGCGGAGGCCGCCGGCGCCCTCGCAGAGCGCGACGAGGCCGTCGTGGCCGAGGCCATCGCCCGTTGCGTCGTGTTCAAGGCCGACGTCGTGGCCGAGGACAAGGCGGAGAGCCGCGGGGTGCGCGAGTGCCTGAACTACGGCCACACGCTCGGGCATGCCGTGGAGGCGCTGGCGGGCTACGGCGCGTTCTCGCACGGCGCCGCCGTGGCCGAGGGCATGCGCTTCGCCGCGCGCCTCGCGGCGGCGCTCGCGGGCGCGCCGCTCGAGTTCGTGGCCGCGCAGGACGACCTGCTGGACGCGCTGGGGCTTCCCGCGCTCGCCTGGTCGGCCGAACCGGCGGATATGCTCGCCGCCATGAAGCGTGACAAGAAGGCCCGCCACGGGCAGGTTCGCTTCGTCCTTCCGCGCGACGTGGGCTCCTGGGAGCTCCGCGACGTGGACGACGCCGTCATCTTGGAGCACTTGGAGGCCTGGGCGCGCTCGAAGGAGGCGCTCTCGTGA
- a CDS encoding M24 family metallopeptidase, with protein sequence MGPRLDRLRAACADDGIDAFLVRDTSNIAWLTAFDGVFDDESAHALLVTPSAAVLHTDSRYVDSARVAASDGPIAVDDARKTHAKFAADALQGPSNAERSSGADAAPEGVRGGIPASTLGSTPANPALPAVLGIEDSLSLGEFRALEATLAEAPGSVPILRETSRFVLDLRAVKEPTEVARLSAAQAVTDAAFAHIVAFMRPGMTEREVQMELEDFMRRHGAGGLAFPSIVAAGPNGASPHAVPGATLLEAGQCVVLDFGARAYGYCSDMTRTVFLGEPDERLRAAYEAIRQANEQVEAALRPGVTGKDMHELAERVLADHGFAGKMGHSLGHGVGIDIHEEPNLSPRNPHPLVPGNVVTVEPGVYLSGEFGMRLEDFGVITRDGFAVFTQSTHDMVII encoded by the coding sequence GTGGGCCCGCGTTTGGATCGCCTCCGCGCCGCTTGCGCGGACGACGGCATCGATGCGTTCCTCGTACGCGACACCTCGAACATCGCCTGGCTCACCGCCTTCGACGGCGTATTCGACGACGAGAGCGCCCATGCCCTGCTCGTCACGCCGAGCGCCGCCGTGCTCCACACCGACTCGCGCTACGTCGATTCCGCACGCGTCGCTGCCTCGGACGGCCCCATCGCCGTCGACGACGCGCGGAAGACCCATGCGAAGTTCGCCGCCGATGCCCTTCAGGGGCCGAGCAATGCCGAAAGATCCTCTGGCGCGGATGCCGCGCCCGAAGGCGTCCGCGGCGGGATCCCTGCGAGCACTCTCGGGAGCACCCCTGCCAACCCTGCGCTACCAGCCGTCCTCGGCATCGAGGACTCCCTCTCGCTCGGCGAGTTCCGCGCCCTCGAGGCCACGCTCGCCGAGGCTCCCGGCTCCGTCCCGATCCTGCGCGAGACGAGCCGCTTCGTTCTCGACCTGCGCGCCGTCAAGGAGCCGACCGAGGTCGCGCGCCTGAGCGCCGCCCAAGCCGTCACCGACGCCGCGTTTGCGCACATTGTCGCGTTCATGCGCCCCGGCATGACCGAGCGGGAGGTCCAGATGGAGCTGGAGGACTTCATGCGCCGCCATGGTGCCGGGGGCCTCGCGTTCCCCTCCATCGTGGCCGCGGGCCCGAACGGCGCGAGCCCCCACGCCGTACCGGGCGCCACGCTGCTCGAGGCGGGCCAGTGCGTCGTGCTCGATTTCGGGGCCCGTGCCTACGGCTACTGCTCGGACATGACGCGTACCGTGTTCCTGGGCGAGCCCGACGAGCGCCTGCGCGCCGCCTACGAGGCCATCCGGCAGGCGAACGAGCAGGTGGAGGCAGCGCTTCGCCCCGGCGTCACCGGCAAGGACATGCACGAGCTAGCCGAGCGCGTGCTGGCGGACCACGGCTTCGCGGGCAAGATGGGCCACAGCTTGGGCCACGGCGTGGGCATCGATATTCACGAGGAGCCGAACCTCTCGCCGCGCAACCCGCACCCGCTCGTTCCCGGCAACGTGGTCACGGTGGAGCCGGGCGTCTACCTAAGCGGCGAGTTCGGCATGCGCCTGGAGGACTTCGGCGTCATAACCCGTGATGGTTTCGCAGTTTTCACCCAATCGACGCATGACATGGTTATAATATAG
- the efp gene encoding elongation factor P gives MAISTADFKNGMCIEYNGKLCTIVEFQHVKPGKGGAFVRTKLKDIKTGRVIDNTFNAGVKVESVRLESKKLQYLYNDGADFNFMDNDTYEQTAVSAEMVGDAAQWLKENDEATLLYAGDELISIEPQMFVELEVTHTEPGFKGDTATNTTKPATLETGVELQVPTFVEIGDILQIDTRDGRFIKRV, from the coding sequence ATGGCAATCTCTACCGCCGACTTTAAGAACGGCATGTGCATCGAGTACAACGGCAAGCTGTGCACCATCGTGGAGTTCCAGCATGTGAAGCCCGGCAAGGGCGGCGCGTTCGTCCGCACGAAGCTCAAGGACATCAAGACCGGCCGTGTCATCGACAACACGTTCAATGCGGGCGTGAAGGTGGAGTCCGTGCGCCTCGAGTCGAAGAAGCTCCAGTACCTGTACAACGATGGCGCCGACTTCAACTTCATGGACAACGACACCTACGAGCAGACGGCCGTCTCGGCCGAGATGGTGGGCGACGCCGCCCAGTGGCTCAAGGAGAACGACGAGGCCACGCTGCTCTACGCCGGCGACGAGCTGATCAGCATCGAGCCCCAGATGTTCGTGGAGCTCGAGGTCACGCACACCGAGCCCGGCTTCAAGGGCGACACGGCTACGAACACGACGAAGCCCGCCACGCTGGAGACCGGCGTGGAGCTGCAGGTTCCCACGTTCGTCGAGATCGGCGACATCCTGCAGATCGATACCCGCGACGGCCGCTTCATCAAGCGCGTCTAA
- a CDS encoding tyrosine-protein phosphatase: protein MFDLHCHILFDVDDGSSDFAESQAMLNAARKSGIDNIVCTPHCRGSRFDYQRIVDHFDVLSRFAHSQGFQMTLGFEVYWENLISFGIDNASHLCFEGTNLLLLEFGVASLPPNWQRIIYNLQGQGIQPIIAHPERYRPVQNDIGVAEEMKDLGCLLQLSGNFAAGGFRSNSKRAALKLLENNLVDYIASDAHCVEDYADYRKAIKIAQKY from the coding sequence ATGTTCGACCTCCATTGCCATATCCTGTTCGACGTCGACGACGGGTCGAGCGACTTCGCCGAGTCGCAGGCCATGCTCAACGCTGCCCGCAAGTCGGGCATCGACAACATCGTCTGCACGCCCCACTGCCGGGGCTCGCGCTTCGACTATCAGCGCATCGTCGACCACTTCGATGTGCTCAGCCGGTTCGCGCATTCGCAGGGCTTTCAGATGACGTTGGGTTTCGAGGTGTACTGGGAGAACCTGATAAGCTTCGGAATCGACAACGCGTCGCACCTCTGCTTCGAGGGCACGAACCTGCTGCTACTGGAATTCGGCGTGGCCAGCCTGCCGCCGAATTGGCAGCGCATCATCTACAACCTGCAAGGCCAGGGCATCCAGCCCATCATCGCGCATCCGGAGCGCTACCGGCCCGTGCAGAACGACATCGGCGTTGCCGAGGAGATGAAGGATCTGGGTTGCCTGCTGCAGCTGTCGGGGAACTTCGCCGCAGGCGGGTTCCGCAGCAACAGCAAGCGGGCGGCGCTCAAGCTGTTGGAGAACAACCTGGTGGATTACATCGCCTCGGACGCCCACTGCGTGGAGGACTACGCCGACTACCGCAAAGCCATCAAGATCGCCCAGAAGTACTAG
- a CDS encoding CpsD/CapB family tyrosine-protein kinase: MAKKSKKILARFEHPQLSNASKTLLANIRFASVDEKVKTIVVTSSEQNEGKTIVSTNLANAIATASKKVLIVETDMRRRSLGKLLDIHPTSGLYAALSGSASLNDAILPTHIPNLYFLDAEPNIPSPADILSTKRFASLVDKLRDSFDYVIFDTPPVSLFVDAAILSSLVDGTLLVIRQNQTKRSLVAKCAQQLRVADARILGTVMTFCTDDESSYYYAYYTQDGKRVNKEDFEPSAMPSDLNNPVSWEKEGHTSPRRASSSRPAAQQPRTGMPDGQAVAPGAGNPYAPNAFKAMTPGGKAPRHKNRTRS; encoded by the coding sequence ATGGCCAAGAAGAGCAAGAAGATCCTCGCGCGCTTCGAGCATCCGCAGCTTTCCAACGCGTCGAAGACGCTTCTGGCGAACATCCGCTTCGCCTCGGTGGACGAGAAGGTGAAGACCATCGTGGTCACCTCCTCGGAGCAGAACGAGGGCAAGACCATCGTGTCCACGAACCTTGCGAACGCCATCGCCACGGCGAGCAAGAAGGTGCTCATCGTGGAGACCGACATGCGCCGCCGCTCCCTGGGCAAGCTGCTCGACATCCACCCGACAAGCGGCCTGTACGCCGCCCTCTCGGGCTCGGCCTCGCTCAACGACGCCATCCTGCCGACGCACATCCCGAACCTGTACTTCCTCGACGCCGAGCCGAACATCCCGAGCCCCGCGGACATCCTGAGCACGAAGCGCTTCGCGTCGCTGGTGGACAAGCTGCGCGACTCGTTCGACTACGTGATCTTCGACACGCCCCCCGTGTCGCTGTTCGTGGATGCCGCCATCTTGAGCAGCCTGGTGGACGGCACGCTGCTGGTCATCCGCCAGAACCAGACGAAGCGCTCCCTCGTGGCGAAGTGCGCCCAGCAGCTCCGTGTGGCCGATGCCCGCATCCTGGGCACCGTCATGACGTTCTGCACCGATGACGAGAGCAGCTACTACTACGCCTACTACACGCAGGACGGCAAGCGCGTGAACAAGGAGGACTTCGAGCCATCCGCCATGCCTTCCGACCTGAACAACCCCGTGTCCTGGGAGAAGGAAGGGCACACGTCCCCACGCCGTGCCTCGTCCTCCCGCCCTGCGGCGCAGCAGCCGCGCACGGGCATGCCGGACGGGCAGGCCGTCGCCCCTGGAGCGGGCAACCCTTACGCGCCCAACGCTTTCAAGGCCATGACGCCGGGCGGCAAGGCGCCGCGCCACAAGAACCGGACGCGCTCGTAG
- a CDS encoding YveK family protein, translating to MTLLELLHLLRKKWYLVVVFPLVFAGATAIYCWGFMSNDYTSDVSLYVLNKTDEQSSNITSSDTTASQQLANDIAVMAQSNRVIDATAQSLGMSTLKGYDIKVTSATTNRVITLSVTGKKPEAVAQIANELAKQTADTAVEVMELKAVNIVDAAQVPNAPSGPNRIMYTAVAFLAGLFFAVALIVLLDLIDTTVKSPEEAEELLGLPVLGRIPALKGKGN from the coding sequence GTGACCTTGCTAGAACTGCTCCACCTGCTTCGGAAGAAGTGGTACCTGGTCGTCGTGTTCCCGCTCGTTTTCGCGGGAGCCACCGCCATTTACTGCTGGGGATTCATGTCGAACGACTACACGTCCGACGTATCGCTCTACGTGCTCAACAAAACCGACGAGCAGAGCTCGAACATCACGAGCAGCGATACCACGGCCAGCCAGCAGCTGGCGAACGACATCGCCGTCATGGCCCAGTCGAACCGCGTGATCGACGCCACCGCCCAGTCGCTGGGCATGAGCACGCTCAAGGGTTACGACATCAAGGTGACCTCGGCCACCACGAACCGCGTGATCACGTTGAGCGTCACGGGCAAGAAGCCCGAGGCCGTGGCGCAGATTGCCAACGAGCTGGCCAAGCAGACGGCCGATACCGCCGTGGAGGTCATGGAGCTCAAGGCCGTCAACATCGTCGACGCCGCCCAGGTTCCCAACGCCCCCTCGGGCCCGAACCGCATCATGTACACCGCCGTCGCCTTCTTGGCAGGCCTGTTCTTCGCCGTGGCCCTTATCGTGCTGCTCGACCTCATCGATACCACCGTGAAGAGCCCCGAGGAAGCCGAGGAGCTTCTGGGGCTGCCCGTCCTGGGCCGCATACCCGCGCTGAAGGGTAAGGGGAACTAA
- a CDS encoding LCP family protein encodes MINRPTNRPTPPSRAPRSGSPSTQAPQQTAGQPTEGRADSSEFFAQQTASQNQEVLIRKRKRSHSKRKKRIRVALVVLVVVALVGGGTAWGIMSTIKAGEGAIHEASQAEDIQTAENAVAYDEGKTVKYNGHTYALNENMVSICIIGFDRTAPAEVGEKAGQADAVMVMALDTETGEATAIGLPRDSMVEVGEFVGSAFIGLDKMQLCLAYSYGDGRETSCQYTTTVASRVLYNMPISYYFALDLSGVGPLNDAIGGVALTPLQSIPNTGIVEGQDTVLFGNNALRYVQWRDTSVLTSSLDRQARQVQYIKAFAAQALGMAQGNVGTLLDLFNTAGEYSITNLGVSEFGYLATSVLSSGITSLNVTTLPGEMQQGEKYAEYYLDKNAVYETVLDVYYRQVD; translated from the coding sequence ATGATCAACCGACCTACTAACCGACCGACGCCGCCCTCGCGTGCGCCTCGAAGCGGATCCCCCTCCACCCAGGCTCCCCAGCAGACGGCGGGTCAGCCAACGGAAGGGCGAGCCGACTCGTCCGAGTTCTTTGCCCAGCAGACGGCCTCCCAGAACCAGGAAGTGCTGATCCGCAAGCGCAAGCGGAGCCACTCGAAACGCAAGAAGCGCATTCGCGTCGCGCTTGTCGTACTGGTCGTGGTGGCCCTGGTGGGCGGCGGCACGGCCTGGGGCATTATGAGCACCATCAAAGCCGGCGAAGGCGCCATCCACGAGGCCTCCCAAGCCGAGGACATCCAAACCGCCGAGAACGCCGTAGCCTACGACGAGGGCAAGACCGTCAAATACAACGGCCACACCTATGCCCTGAACGAGAACATGGTCTCCATCTGCATCATCGGCTTCGACCGCACGGCACCCGCCGAGGTGGGCGAGAAGGCCGGCCAAGCAGACGCCGTCATGGTGATGGCGCTCGATACGGAAACCGGCGAGGCCACCGCCATCGGCCTTCCCCGCGACAGCATGGTGGAAGTGGGCGAATTCGTGGGCAGCGCGTTCATCGGCCTTGACAAGATGCAGCTGTGCCTGGCGTACAGCTACGGCGACGGCAGGGAAACCAGCTGCCAGTACACCACCACCGTGGCCTCGCGCGTACTGTACAACATGCCCATCTCCTACTACTTCGCGCTCGACTTGAGCGGCGTCGGCCCGCTGAACGACGCCATAGGCGGCGTGGCGCTCACGCCGCTGCAGAGCATCCCCAACACGGGCATCGTGGAGGGGCAGGACACCGTGCTGTTCGGCAACAACGCGCTGCGCTATGTGCAGTGGCGCGACACGTCGGTCCTCACGTCCTCGCTCGACCGCCAGGCGCGCCAGGTGCAGTACATCAAGGCCTTCGCCGCGCAGGCGCTCGGCATGGCCCAGGGCAACGTGGGCACGCTGCTGGACCTGTTCAACACGGCCGGCGAGTACTCCATCACCAACCTGGGCGTCAGCGAGTTCGGCTACCTGGCCACATCGGTGCTCTCGAGCGGCATCACGAGCCTCAACGTGACCACGCTCCCGGGCGAGATGCAGCAGGGCGAGAAATACGCCGAGTACTACCTCGACAAGAATGCCGTCTACGAGACGGTTTTGGACGTGTACTACCGTCAGGTCGACTAG
- a CDS encoding class B sortase: MEQRSDDLQPKHAKAASPLEARKKKRSIIILAVLLAFLLCGVAAGCGYLIWQQAELDRVAEEMKNTPEPVVEQPAQDTADNRVENPIDFTSLKQENPDIYAWIHVPGTDVNLPVLQSATNDFLYLDHNKDGDYAIEGAIYTEMANNTDFSDPVTVLYGHNLQNGTMFSTLHYFENEDFFNEHDTLYIYTPGHALTYRVVSAYLYDDRHILNSYNLSDPTVRQEYFNFVMHPDSLLVNTRSDTELSIDDKIVQLSTCMSDTNHTTSRYIVTGVLIDDQPTY, translated from the coding sequence TTGGAACAACGAAGCGACGACCTCCAGCCCAAGCACGCGAAGGCCGCCAGCCCCCTCGAGGCGAGGAAGAAGAAGCGCTCCATTATCATCCTCGCGGTGCTCCTCGCCTTTCTCCTGTGCGGCGTCGCCGCCGGGTGCGGCTATCTGATCTGGCAGCAAGCCGAGCTCGACCGCGTGGCCGAGGAGATGAAGAACACGCCGGAACCGGTGGTGGAGCAACCCGCACAGGATACCGCCGACAACCGGGTGGAAAACCCCATCGACTTCACGTCGCTGAAGCAGGAGAACCCCGATATCTACGCGTGGATCCACGTTCCCGGCACCGATGTGAACCTTCCTGTGCTGCAGAGCGCCACGAACGACTTCCTCTACCTCGACCATAACAAAGACGGCGACTACGCCATCGAAGGAGCCATCTACACCGAGATGGCCAACAACACCGATTTCAGCGACCCCGTGACGGTGCTCTACGGCCACAACCTGCAGAACGGCACCATGTTCTCCACCCTGCACTACTTCGAGAACGAGGACTTCTTCAACGAGCATGACACGCTGTATATCTACACGCCGGGGCATGCGCTCACCTACCGCGTTGTCTCGGCCTACCTGTACGACGACCGCCATATCCTGAACTCCTACAACCTCTCCGATCCGACGGTGCGCCAGGAATACTTCAACTTCGTCATGCATCCGGATTCTCTGCTGGTTAACACCCGAAGCGACACGGAACTGTCAATTGATGATAAAATAGTGCAGTTGAGCACCTGCATGAGCGACACCAATCACACAACCAGCCGCTACATCGTTACTGGAGTTTTAATAGATGATCAACCGACCTACTAA
- the loaP gene encoding antiterminator LoaP, giving the protein MWYVVQVVGGRERRVLHLVEQLVDDDVLQECFIPQYEIMKKIKGEWKRRSEILLPGYLFLITDKVDQAADELRKVPAFTKLLGNDNAFIPLNADEIAFIDSFTTKDHRVVEMSEGVIEGDEISITKGPLVHQTALVKKINRHKRLAYVETTMFGRKLNLKVGLEIVRKHNNKPV; this is encoded by the coding sequence ATGTGGTATGTCGTGCAGGTCGTCGGCGGCAGGGAGCGCCGTGTCCTCCATCTGGTGGAGCAGCTCGTCGATGATGACGTGCTGCAGGAGTGCTTCATCCCCCAGTACGAGATCATGAAGAAGATCAAGGGCGAGTGGAAGCGCCGCTCCGAGATCCTGCTTCCCGGATACCTGTTCCTTATTACCGATAAGGTTGACCAGGCCGCGGACGAGCTCCGCAAGGTTCCCGCGTTCACCAAGCTCCTGGGAAACGACAACGCGTTCATTCCCCTTAACGCAGATGAGATAGCCTTCATCGATTCCTTTACGACCAAAGACCACCGCGTGGTGGAAATGTCGGAGGGCGTGATAGAAGGCGACGAGATCAGCATAACGAAAGGCCCGCTGGTCCACCAAACCGCCCTGGTCAAGAAGATCAACCGCCACAAGCGCCTGGCATACGTGGAAACAACGATGTTTGGCCGCAAGCTGAACCTCAAAGTCGGACTAGAGATTGTCAGAAAACACAACAACAAACCAGTTTGA